GGTTCACTTATGTGTCGACGGGACAGCCGGGCTCTATGCATGATACTAGTGTCCTGTACAATGCAATTAGAGTGGACGAGAGCTTTTTTCCACACCCTCCAAAAGGTATTAAAAATATGACCATGCACTTCATTgtttgatcaaatgcttaaaaatGTGATATGATATTTTGTTTCTAATAATTATAGGCAAATATTATGTTGTCGATGCGGGATATCCTAATCGTCCGGGATACCTTTGTCCTTATAAAGGTGAGAGGTATCATATGCCGGAGTGGCATAGAGGAATGGAACCAAAGACTCTTAAAGAAAGGTTCAATCGTGTTCATTCATCCATCCGCAATGTTATTGAGCGATCATTTGGAGTGCTAAAAATGAAATGGCAGATTCTATATAAAATGGTGTCCTACCCAATGTTCAAGCAAAAAATGATTGTTGTGGCTACTATGGTCCTTCACAACTTCATTCGTGAGCATGGCGGTGAAGACTTGGACTTCGCTCGGTGCGACCGTGATCCAAATTATGTTCCAGAGATTCCGGAAAGGTACTTCAAATATGTGGCTAGATCAAATGGCTCTACTGATGCACCGAATGCTCCTACTATGGACAAATTCCGTGATGACTTGGCCACCGCTCTTTCTCTAGCTTGGAACTAGAATTATGTATTAGTCACTATTCTCTAGTTATCTATGGACAACTATTTCTATTATAATGATGGACTTTGTTATCTTATTTATTAGTAGTCATGTATGGACAATTATTTGTATCCGAAATATGGACAATTATTTGTATCCGAGATTATAATATGTACACCATAtttgaattggtaaaaaaatattCAATTACACATGGTCTGCATACAACAGAACATACACCAAACATCGATCAGGGGCATAGTAGACCTTTCCTATAAAAACCTCATGTTTCCAGAGCTGGAGTTAAACTGCGTGCCAAACAGGTCCGCTTGCTCCAGAAACTCCACAGTGGAGCTGCTCTGTGGTGGAGTTGGTGGAGCGGAGCTGAAAAAAGTGGAGCAGAGTagtcccaaacaggccctaattaAGCTGAACGAAAATCTAGAGCGaccagaaattttgcctcttcaGTATTAGGGAATATAGATGAAGAAGGAAGTGGCTGTCCCGTCTGCGAGACCGTTTTCGTCCGACGCCCCCCGTCCCGCGTCTCACCGCGCCGTTCCCTTGGTCAAGTTGCCCCCCACGTCCCCACGCCCTTCCTCGATCATCACCCAACGAAAAAAGGGCAAAAGAAAATCCTCCATGATTGACCGTGGTGATCCTCAGCTTCGACGGGAGGGCGGGCGGGGTGCGGCCAAGGGGGCGACCACCACCACTGCCTTGATGTGCGGGCTGCCGAGGGGCTAGTGCGTGGGCGCCAGTTCGCTGCCATGGCAGGCCTCGATGCCTGGACGCTGGACGAGCGGGGCGATCTGTATTGGTCTCTTCGTTTATCTTATAATCTGTTTTCTCAGTTTGTTTTTTTAGTctcaacattatttttctctcgcaacaaatcagtcggaataaTGTTTCGacttttttcagcgaaacgaaccggGCCACTGTGGGGAGCGGTGGGCGGTGGCAGACGCAGACCCATGCCTTCCTCGTCCAGTTACCTTGACGGGTCTGAACTCTGAAGGTGGAGGCCATGCCAAGTACGTACCTATACCTCGACCCGGCGAGCACGTCACCATGGCTAGCGTGGACTCAGCTCCGGCCCTGTCAAATTATAGATCTGGAGCGAAGCCACAGGAGATGGACCTCTTAATATAAGTCTTATTATATAATGATAATTTTAATAAGTGTAATGCATAAAAAATTCTTATGAAACAACAAAAAAAGTTATACATCTTATGTTACCTTAAAAAATTTTTCTAACATTTGCTGCTGCGAAGTCATTGATGATGGCCTCAATATCAATTTAATCTAATAATTTCTTCTCGATGCATAAAGTTGCCAAACCATTTAATCTTTCTTGGGACATTACAGACCTCAAATAATTCTTCAATAATTTTAGCTTTGAAAATGTTCTTTCAGCTGAGGCCATAGTCACAGGCATAGTGAATAGGATCCGATAAGCAATAGAAATATTAGGATAACAATCCGCTTCTGTgacaaactcaaaaatctccatagcAGACATTGGCTTATCTGGCAGAGTAGACTGCATAACAGCTAACTCAGAAATCATGTCATTTACATCAACATCCGATGAACCATCCGAAGAGAAAGTTTTTGCAAATTTAATGCAATGATCTTTTAGATCAGCACCATCCATTGCCTTCAAGGATGTTGAATTCATTAGAAATCCGAATTTTTCATTGAATGACTGTAGTTCTTTAAATATGCTTTTCAATGAACTAATTGCCATATCAACCATAaccaaaaaataaaaagtttcaaAATCCTTCTCAGCTTGCAAGATAGCTTCATTGCATTCAGTTTTATCAAATTGTTTCTTCCTAACAGAACGACGCTTTACTGGAAATGATGCCTCTACTCCCATTTCAAGTGCTATTTCTGTGGCAGCAACCACACTATCAGTAAACGCAGTATTTCTGTAGTTCTGAAAGTAATTCAGCATACCTTCTATATGCTGCAAGGTGGAATCAACGCACATGGATGGTGATTGCAACTTCTTACTGACAATATTTACAGAGTATAAAATGTCATGCCAAATAACCATACCAAGTATGAACTCAAAGATGCCAAGCACGTCAGATAATTTTTTGCATCACTTCTATCCTTGGGTTCAGTATCTCCATCCTCACTTAGCCACAACAAAGCTGGCCTTAGTTGAGGAGCTTGATATCTAATTGCTCGGACACTTTTGATGCGACTCTCCCAACGAGTATTGCTTAATGATTTCACGGTCAAATCTGGAACATGTTCAAGCAAAACATTTCATCTTTTGGTAGAACCTGAAAATAATACATATATCCTCTGCACAATTCCAAAGAATGAAACAGCTTTACTGCATGATTTAGCCATATCACAAAGAGTGAGATTAAAACTGTGGCATGCACATGGTATATACAAAGCCCTTCGATTTATTTCACGCAAACGACTTTGTACCCCCTTATGTTTTCCTTTCATATTAGAGCCATTGTCATAACCTTGACCTCTAATATCATCAACATTAAGGCCAAATGATTTGATGGAGTCAACTAATACATTGAAAAGCCCTCACCAGATGTGTCATGCACCttcaagaaaccaagaaagtactCCCCAATTTTTATTTTCTCATCAGACATATCAACACATTGAACCAATAAGCTCATTTGTTCTTGGTGACTCACATCTGGGCTACAGTCAAGAATAACTGAGAAATATTTGGCATCTTTAACAATCTTTATGATGGAGCTTGTAATTCTAGAAGCCATAAGTGAAATCAACTCATTCTGAATTTTATGACTAAGATAATGATATTGTAGCTCTTTGTTTTGAATGCGTCTAAGGTGGTCTTGCATTACCAAGTCAAATTCAGCAACCATCTCACAACAAGCTaagaaattaccattcacatcattgtaaagttgctcactagatcctCTAAAAGCTAAACTGCGTTTACCAAGAAACTTTACAATGGCAACAATTCTTAGTAGAACTAGCCTTATGCGTTCTTTCTCCTTTGTGATTTGATGTTGCAACTCCTTGTCAATTGTTTCATGTTTGCTTAATCTAACTCTTAATtcattccaagagttcatgttggTCATATGATCCACGCTAACTTCGTGCTCTTTTAGTCTTTCACTAACATGGCTCCAATCTCTAAAGCCATCATGCCCCAATGAACTCTTGCGGTTACTAGAACCAAACAACTTACAACAAAAGCAAAACACTTTGTCAACACTTTTTGAATAGACCAACCATTTCCTATCACGTACCTCGCCATTGCTCATTTTCCTAGAATAATGAGTGTATGCAAAACGTCTTGATCTGGCATCCATTGGAAACacaatattttcttctctaatagTCCCCTTCTCCACTAATATGTCCCTTGCTTTGTTATCAAGATTGTCCCAATTTACTGGATCATACATATCAATAGTAAAAACTAGTTCTTCATCAACATGAGTAGATTCCGTCGTAGGAGAATTAAATATGGGCTCATGGTCACTCACATTATTATCATCCGTGTCGATGCCAACATTATCTTCTATATGGCTTTGATCTTCTTGTTGCGTAGTTTGATCCTCCACAACAACTATTGCCCATTCATCTGAATTTCTTGTAGTGCTTGTATTGCTCTTAAAAAATTTATGAATAGATCCCTTTTGTGATTCTTTCAAGGCCTCtatccttctcttcttttttcttttctcactTCCAGACGAATGTTTTTTGGGCAACATGACTTCACTGTATATTCAGACAAGTAGTAAGTAATTAAAAAAATATGCCATACTAAATTTAACATGATTGCTACATCATATGGGATTCCTAAACCCGAAATCTAAGGAAGTATAAAGAATAAAGATTGGGGTGATTAAGGGGACTTGGCCGCTTAGGGCAAGGGCTAGTTTCTTACCTCCGTATACGAAAACCAGCAGGAAGAGACAGAGTGCCGCCGGCCGCTTGCACTCGCCCGGAGTCGCGATTCGCGAAGATT
This sequence is a window from Miscanthus floridulus cultivar M001 chromosome 10, ASM1932011v1, whole genome shotgun sequence. Protein-coding genes within it:
- the LOC136486315 gene encoding uncharacterized protein, whose amino-acid sequence is MSRDFIRPKDPNFRTVHRRIRDDRRAYPHFKDCIGALDGTHIRVSLPPDDQVRYIGKSGIPTQNVLARCDFDMRFTYVSTGQPGSMHDTSVLYNAIRVDESFFPHPPKGKYYVVDAGYPNRPGYLCPYKGERYHMPEWHRGMEPKTLKERFNRVHSSIRNVIERSFGVLKMKWQILYKMVSYPMFKQKMIVVATMVLHNFIREHGGEDLDFARCDRDPNYVPEIPERYFKYVARSNGSTDAPNAPTMDKFRDDLATALSLAWN
- the LOC136489526 gene encoding uncharacterized protein, coding for MCVDSTLQHIEGMLNYFQNYRNTAFTDSVVAATEIALEMGVEASFPVKRRSVRKKQFDKTECNEAILQAEKDFETFYFLVMVDMAISSLKSIFKELQSFNEKFGFLMNSTSLKAMDGADLKDHCIKFAKTFSSDGSSDVDVNDMISELAVMQSTLPDKPMSAMEIFEFVTEADCYPNISIAYRILFTMPVTMASAERTFSKLKLLKNYLRSVMSQERLNGLATLCIEKKLLD